One segment of Panicum virgatum strain AP13 chromosome 3K, P.virgatum_v5, whole genome shotgun sequence DNA contains the following:
- the LOC120697223 gene encoding putative protein phosphatase 2C 46 — protein sequence MGNRVARLAAPCFAPAHRADGAGAADVPTTNGALDDGSSIGHILSFDGREGPAFAGAIHGVLLPSNQSTLGSAAAGGGSVLNDQMSFSGSSSFDSSNSFSFRTLQPRQYSGPLEYSTSPSTSATTSGVSSVARQAPRTDEQILADLYATRHRRQCLQQQASKTSPLLGGLRRAVASVLRAGPCASPGRNRDLRGEHAAAAGNGGGVRAAIGSHAGEAATDRVQWARGKAGEDRVHVVMSEEHGWMFVGIYDGFNGPDATDYLLANLYAAVCRELSGVLAEEDADAADRPDGKPPPPRCNGRRAARSHEQEVLDALARALESTEAAFFAEAEERAAECPELAMMGSCVLVVLMKGTDVYVMNVGDSRAVLAQRAGPDLPQGGGGALTGVNEEINRQLDACEMGELAALQLTMDHSTSVYKEARRIRSEHLDDPACIVNDRVKGSLKVTRAFGAGYLKEPRWNKALLEVFRVNYVGTSPYISCRPYLRHHRRGSRDKFMILSSDGLYDYFTNEEVVAKVEAFTARYPDEDPAKYLSHEILLRAANQAGMGFHELLEVQQGDRRRYHDDVSIIIISLEGKKYGPRSMNFASTDHDIVMVA from the exons atgGGCAACCGCGTGGCGAGGCTGGCGGCGCCCTGCTTCGCGCCGGCCCACCGCGCCgacggcgcgggggcggcggacgTGCCCACCACCAACGGGGCGCTCGATGACGGCAGCAGCATCGGCCACATTCTCAGCTTCGACGGCCGCGAGGGCCCGGCCTTCGCCGGCGCCATCCACGGCGTCCTGCTGCCGTCCAACCAGTCCACGCtgggctccgcggcggccggcggcggctccgtcCTCAACGATCAGATGTCCTTCTCCGGCTCGTCGTCCTTCGACAGCTCCAACTCCTTCTCGTTCCGGACGCTCCAGCCGCGGCAGTACTCGGGCCCGCTGGAGTACAGCACGTCGCCGTCGACGTCCGCGACGACCTCCGGCGTGTCGTCCGTGGCGCGGCAGGCCCCGCGCACCGACGAGCAGATCCTCGCCGACCTCTACGCCACGCGGCACCGGCGCCAGTGCCTGCAGCAGCAGGCGTCCAAGACGAGCCCGCTGCTCGGCGGCCTCCGCAGGGCCGTCGCCTCGGTGCTGCGTGCGGGCCCCTGCGCGTCCCCCGGCAGGAACCGGGACCTCCGCGGCGagcacgccgcggcggccggcaacggcggcggcgttcgcgCGGCGATCGGGAGCCACGCGGGCGAGGCCGCGACGGACAGGGTGCAGTGGGCGCGCGGGAAGGCCGGGGAGGACAGGGTGCACGTCGTCATGTCGGAGGAGCACGGGTGGATGTTCGTCGGCATCTACGACGGCTTCAACGGCCCCGACGCCACAGACTACCTCCTCGCCAACCTGTACGCCGCCGTGTGCCGCGAGCTCAGCGGCGTGCTCGCGGAGGAGGACGCCGACGCTGCTGATCGGCCCGacgggaagccgccgccgccgcggtgcaacggccgccgcgcggcgcggagccacgagcaggaggTGCTCGACGCGCTGGCGCGCGCCCTGGAGAGCACGGAGGCGGCGTTCTTCGCGGAGGCCGAGGAGCGCGCGGCCGAGTGCCCGGAGCTGGCGATGATGGGGTCGTGCGTGCTGGTGGTGCTGATGAAGGGCACCGACGTGTACGTGATGAACGTCGGGGACAGCCGCGCCGTGCTGGCGCAGCGGGCCGGGCCCGACCTGcctcagggcggcggcggcgccctcacCGGCGTCAACGAGGAGATCAATCGGCAGCTCGACGCGTGCGAGATGGGGGAGCTCGCCGCGCTGCAGCTCACCATGGACCACAGCACCAGCGTCTACAAG GAGGCGAGACGGATCAGGAGCGAGCACCTAGACGATCCTGCCTGCATTGTGAATGACAGGGTGAAGGGTTCTCTCAAGGTGACGAGAGCCTTCGGAGCTGGCTACCTAAAAGAG CCCAGGTGGAACAAGGCGCTCCTGGAGGTTTTCCGGGTGAATTACGTCGGGACGTCGCCGTACATCAGCTGCCGGCCGTAcctccggcaccaccggcgGGGCTCGCGGGACAAGTTCATGATCCTCTCCTCCGACGGCCTCTACGACTACTTCACCAACGAGGAGGTGGTGGCGAAGGTGGAGGCCTTCACCGCCAGGTACCCCGACGAGGACCCCGCCAAGTACCTCAGCCACGAgatcctcctccgcgccgccaacCAAGCCG GAATGGGGTTCCATGAGTTGCTCGAGGTTCAGCAAGGCGACCGGAGGAGATACCACGACGACGtctccatcatcatcatctcgtTGGAGGGGAAGAAATACGGTCCTAGGTCTATGAACTTCGCCAGTACTGATCATGACATTGTAATGGTAGCATGA
- the LOC120697217 gene encoding pectin acetylesterase 5-like, which translates to MPPPSPPSSASAPASRHLRLWLRRRGRAGAAGATFAVALLAAALLLTLSYYASAPLASDGGSAATGRSPALVGLTLVRRAQEKGALCLDGSAPGYHLQRGSGTGSQSWLIHLEGGGWCRNLKSCASRQRSMLGSSRYMEHQVEFTGILSDDKSQNPDFYNWNKVKIRYCDGASFSGYVKEELQNGTRFYFRGQRIWEAVMNELVFKGLRNAKQAFLTGCSAGGLATYIHCDAFRTLLPKDSRVKCLADGGFFLNVEDISGKRTMQSFYSDVVRLQGLRERFTHCNSNMEPGQCFFPHEVVKHIVNPVFILNPAYDAWQVQHALAPEASDPQHSWLDCRLDIAKCSSEQLEFLQGFRKELHDAIREVKQKRDWGFYINSCYVHCQSLNSITWHSPTSPRVNNKSIAEAVGDWFFDRRGVKEIDCEYPCNPTCHNLVFTKPFKI; encoded by the exons atgccgccgccgtcgccgccgtcctccgcgtCGGCCCCGGCCTCGCGCCACCTGCGCCTCTggttgcgccgccgcggccgggccggcgccgccggggccaCCTTCGCCGTCGCGCTCCTCGCGGCCGCGCTGCTGCTCACGCTCTCTTACTACGCCTCCGCTCCCCTCGCGTCGGACGgcggctccgccgccaccggacGCAGCCCCGCCCTCGTCGGGCTCACGCTCGTCCGCCGAGCTCAGGAGAAGGGCGCGC TCTGCTTGGATGGGAGCGCGCCAGGGTACCATCTGCAGAGAGGGTCTGGGACAGGATCGCAGAGCTGGCTAATCCACTTGGAG GGTGGAGGCTGGTGCCGTAATCTTAAGTCATGTGCCTCACGTCAGAGATCAATGTTGGGGTCGTCCCGGTACATGGAACACCAGGTTGAGTTTACTGGGATCTTGAGCGACGATAAATCCCAAAATCCTG ATTTTTACAACTGGAATAAAGTGAAGATAAGGTATTGCGATGGGGCGTCATTTTCCGGTTATGTCAAAGAGGAGTTGCAG AATGGCACAAGATTCTACTTCAGAGGCCAGCGTATCTGGGAGGCAGTTATGAACGAACTTGTATTCAAGGGGCTCAGAAATGCTAAACAG GCTTTCCTAACAGGATGCTCTGCTGGTGGTCTAGCCACGTACATTCACTGTGATGCTTTTCGTACGCTGCTACCAAAGGATTCTAGGGTTAAATGTCTTGCAGACGGCGGCTTTTTCCTCAATGT AGAAGACATTTCTGGGAAAAGAACAATGCAGTCTTTTTACAGTGATGTTGTCCGCCTTCAG GGTCTAAGGGAAAGGTTTACGCACTGTAACTCAAACATGGAGCCAGGCCAG TGTTTCTTTCCACATGAAGTTGTAAAACACATTGTCAACCCAGTATTCATTCTTAATCCAGCATATGATGCTTGGCAG GTACAACATGCCTTAGCTCCAGAAGCATCTGACCCTCAGCATTCATGGCTGGACTGCAGACTGGATATTGCCAAGTGCAGCTCTGAGCAACTTGAGTTTCTCCAAG GTTTCAGGAAAGAACTGCATGACGCCATAAGAGAAGTTAAGCAGAAAAGGGACTGGGGTTTTTATATCAACTCATGCTATGTTCATTGTCAATCGTTGAACTCGATCACCTGGCACTCTCCAACTTCCCCCAGGGTGAACAATAAG AGCATTGCAGAAGCAGTTGGGGACTGGTTCTTCGACAGGAGAGGGGTTAAGGAAATAGATTGTGAATATCCCTGCAATCCGACATGCCACAACTTGGTTTTCACTAAGCCTTTCAAGATATGA